From Eremothecium sinecaudum strain ATCC 58844 chromosome III, complete sequence:
AAAACTGCAGATTCTAATTCTGTGGTTCCTTCTCCTGCGCAACCTTAAAAAGAGAAAATGGCAATCTCTATTTAACAGAAACGGGCCTGTTATAACATGAACAATCTTGTAACATTAGTTGATGCTGGGAAGCGATGAAAATAATAGCTCCATCGTCGCATATCATCTTTTATCATATGTAGAGAAGAATTAGGGTTAAGCCATCAATATATATGATTTCATTATATTTAACCACATATGCAAAATTGATTATTCCTCGGTGTAGATATCCACACCGAAATGTTCCAAACTCTCGCCCCATTCGTTCCGCCATTTCTTGCGGGAAAGGTTTGACTTTTGCTGTGGGTGTCTTTTTCTAATTACTCTCTCGCCATCCTCTGTACTCGCTTCAATGTTACCTTCTGAATTATTTGAGGGTAACTCACGACCTCCATCTGGTGGCCAAGGTAAGGCTAGCATTTGATCTGTTATAGAAGAAGATTCATCATAGATTGATATATCATTTTTTGGAAATCTTACTCCATTGCCTTCTTGCTCGCTAAAAGGGTTTAACCAGCAACTAAAAGGGCCCATGCAGTTAATAGCATTCGTGAAAGGTTCAATATCATAGGGGAAATTTATTAGGTCATCAATTTGTATCCTATTAGAACTCATCATCTCGTCCAGTTCTTGCTGCCAATCCATTATTGAATTAGGATAGAGAATTTTCAGATTATACATCAACTGCGGAAGCAAACGCTTCCTATAAAATAGGTTCTCAATTCTATCCATTTCCCATGACTCAATCTGTGTCATGCCCTTAAAGATCTGATTCTTTACGCATCTTAAAAATAACACCAAAATAGTAATAAATACAAAGCCATTAAGCGGTGTTAAAATTGTTAGGAACACCAACTCTACTTTTGTTATAAATTGTCCTGATGAATATCGATTTTGCCA
This genomic window contains:
- the PFA4 gene encoding palmitoyltransferase PFA4 (Syntenic homolog of Ashbya gossypii ACL003C; Syntenic homolog of Saccharomyces cerevisiae YOL003C (PFA4)), which encodes MVAKLRWKWLGIFIPCFLIAFIGYFAHYFILSKFLSLAKQIWFQVSLTMIWLSYYKAIYTNPGKPPEGFKPFDHEWRNYCDKCETFKPERTHHCKTCNQCVLVMDHHCPWTMNCVGYKTFPHFMRFLFWIVATTGFLSIQLGSRIAFVWQNRYSSGQFITKVELVFLTILTPLNGFVFITILVLFLRCVKNQIFKGMTQIESWEMDRIENLFYRKRLLPQLMYNLKILYPNSIMDWQQELDEMMSSNRIQIDDLINFPYDIEPFTNAINCMGPFSCWLNPFSEQEGNGVRFPKNDISIYDESSSITDQMLALPWPPDGGRELPSNNSEGNIEASTEDGERVIRKRHPQQKSNLSRKKWRNEWGESLEHFGVDIYTEE